One segment of Engraulis encrasicolus isolate BLACKSEA-1 chromosome 7, IST_EnEncr_1.0, whole genome shotgun sequence DNA contains the following:
- the slc37a2 gene encoding glucose-6-phosphate exchanger SLC37A2: protein MRSSLAPGIKVITSFSRDSWYRGFILFLTFLFYTSYHLSRKPISVVKSQLHRNCSTVIRPPGVNITNNDTWCDWAPFDQDNYQTLFGAVDNSFLVAYAIGMFFSGIFGERLPLRYYLTVGMVLSGIFTSLFGLGYYLEIHSIWYYAFVQAMNGLVQTTGWPAVVACVGNWFGKGKRGFIMGVWNSHTSVGNILGSLIAGVFVSSAWGLSFIVPGIIIFSTGVLCFFFLVEHPDDVNCTPPQHHQQESPEQEPLLRNSSNEEIFSSPPPASANSVVVEHSEEEAEAISFCGALRIPGVVEFSLCLLFAKLVSYTFLYWLPLYIANVADFDPKSAGDMSTLFDVGGILGGIVAGLVSDYTGGRASTCCVMLIFAAPMLFLYNHVGANGVPTTIGMLLVCGALVNGPYALITTAVSADLGTHECLRGNSRALSTVTAIIDGTGSIGAALGPLLAGVISPTGWNNVFYMLISADVLACLFLSRVVYKEIRGWCGYHTRMRGFKEI, encoded by the exons GTACAGAGGCTTCATTCTCTTCCTCACATTTCTGTTCTACACGAGTTATCATCTGTCTCGTAAGCCCATCAGTGTTGTCAAG AGTCAACTACACAGAAACTGTTCCACTGTAATTCGACCTCCGGGTGTAAATATCACCAACAATGACACCTGGTGTGACTGGGCGCCCTTTG ATCAGGACAACTACCAAACGCTGTTTGGTGCAGTTGACAACTCCTTCCTTGTGGCCTATGCAATTGGCATGTTCTTCAG TGGCATCTTCGGCGAGCGCTTGCCACTGCGTTACTACCTCACGGTCGGGATGGTGCTCAGTGGGATCTTCACCTCTCTCTTCGGCCTCGGCTACTACTTGGAGATCCACTCAATCTGGTACTACGCCTTCGTCCAG GCTATGAATGGGCTGGTGCAGACGACTGGATGGCCAGCCGTCGTTGCCTGTGTTGGAAACTGGTTCGGAAAGGGGAA GCGCGGGTTCATCATGGGAGTCTGGAACTCCCACACCTCGGTGGGCAACATCCTGGGATCTCTCATCGCCGGCGTGTTTGTGTCGTCCGCCTGGGGCCTCTCCTTCATTGTACCCGGCATCATCATCTTCTCCACCGGAGTCCTCTGCTTCTTCTTCCTAGTCGAGC ACCCTGACGATGTCAACTGCACACCACCACAGCATCAT CAGCAGGAAAGTCCGGAGCAGGAGCCCCTACTGAGGAACTCGTCCAATGAGGAGATCTTCAGCAGTCCTCCCCCGGCCTCGGCCAACAGCGTGGTGGTGGAACACAGCGAGGAGGAGGCCGAAGCCATCAGCTTCTGTGGAGCCCTCAGAATACCT GGTGTTGTTgagttctctctgtgtctgctgtTTGCCAAGTTGGTCAGCTATACTTTTCTCTACTGGCTCCCACTGTATATTGCTAATGTTG CTGACTTTGACCCTAAGTCGGCAGGAGACATGTCAACGTTATTTGACGTTGGAGGAATTCTGG gaggGATCGTGGCTGGACTGGTGTCTGACTACACAGGGGGCAGGGCTTCAACCTGTTGTGTCATGCTGATCTTCGCTGCCCCAATG CTGTTTCTGTACAATCATGTTGGTGCGAACGGCGTGCCAACCACAATCg GTATGCTGCTGGTGTGCGGAGCCCTGGTCAATGGACCGTACGCCCTCATCACCACCGCCGTGTCAGCTGACCTG GGTACCCACGAGTGTCTGAGAGGTAACTCCAGAGCTTTGTCAACGGTGACCGCCATCATCGATGGAACTGGATCAATAG GTGCTGCCCTTGGCCCTCTGCTAGCTGGCGTCATCTCCCCCACGGGCTGGAACAACGTCTTCTACATGCTCATCTCTGCTGACGTGCTGGCCTGTCTG ttcctcTCCCGGGTGGTCTATAAGGAGATAAGAGGCTGGTGTGGATATCACACAAGGATGAGAGG gTTTAAAGAGATCTGA